The Leptolyngbya subtilissima AS-A7 genome includes a region encoding these proteins:
- a CDS encoding AAA family ATPase encodes MTERQTDRQSELQGAIARIGKTLSGVVVGQEPLVQELLVALLAGGHVILEGVPGTGKTLMVRALSRLIQADFGRIQLTPDILPSDISGTNVFDLTSRTFTLKKGPVFTQVLLADEINRTPPKTQSALLEAMEEQQVTLDGTSHPLPDLFWVVATQNPLEFEGTYPLPEAQLDRFLFKLVVGYPAPAAEKQMLLNAQSGFEAKRLDIGQLKPIAAANHILAARQAVKAMTVQENILDYLLALAHKTRQHADLELGTSPRSTVQWLAASKAHAWINGQEFVTPDNVKAVAMPLLRHRLMLGAEAQLDGLTCDRVIQGVLDSVAVPR; translated from the coding sequence ATGACCGAGCGCCAAACTGATCGACAGAGTGAGCTCCAGGGGGCGATCGCACGCATTGGCAAAACCCTCAGCGGCGTGGTGGTAGGGCAAGAACCCCTGGTGCAGGAGCTGTTAGTGGCCCTGCTGGCGGGGGGGCATGTCATTCTCGAAGGGGTGCCCGGCACCGGCAAAACCTTGATGGTGCGAGCCCTGTCGCGGCTGATCCAAGCCGACTTTGGCCGCATTCAGCTCACCCCCGACATTCTGCCGTCGGATATTTCGGGCACCAATGTCTTTGATCTTACCAGCCGCACCTTTACCCTTAAAAAAGGCCCGGTGTTCACCCAAGTCCTTTTAGCGGATGAAATCAACCGCACCCCGCCCAAAACTCAGTCGGCCCTGCTCGAAGCCATGGAAGAACAGCAGGTGACGCTGGATGGCACTAGCCATCCTTTACCCGACCTGTTTTGGGTAGTGGCTACCCAGAATCCGCTGGAGTTTGAAGGCACCTATCCCCTACCCGAGGCCCAGCTCGATCGCTTTCTCTTCAAGCTCGTGGTCGGCTACCCGGCCCCAGCGGCAGAAAAGCAAATGCTGCTCAACGCCCAGTCCGGGTTTGAGGCCAAACGGCTGGATATTGGCCAACTCAAACCGATCGCCGCCGCCAACCACATTCTCGCCGCTCGTCAGGCCGTCAAAGCCATGACCGTTCAGGAAAATATCCTCGACTACCTGCTGGCTCTGGCTCACAAAACCCGCCAGCACGCGGATCTGGAGCTGGGCACCTCCCCCCGATCCACTGTGCAGTGGCTGGCCGCTAGCAAAGCTCACGCCTGGATCAACGGGCAAGAATTTGTCACCCCCGACAACGTCAAGGCCGTGGCCATGCCCTTGCTGCGCCACCGATTAATGTTAGGGGCCGAGGCGCAACTGGATGGATTGACCTGCGATCGCGTCATTCAGGGCGTACTCGACAGCGTAGCGGTGCCTCGCTAA
- a CDS encoding quinone-dependent dihydroorotate dehydrogenase yields the protein MKDPYRQLVRPLLFHGVTLDPEFLHHRTMDLLSRLGRPRERAVVAQLHPWLRQQFCLTDARLTQTCWGLDFTNPLGLAAGFDKDGLAARAWAQLGFGLAELGTVTCHPQSGNPQPRLFRLVKDEAVLNRMGFNNQGAAALANRLGSYWSTQRPTIPIGINLGKSKVTELADAAEDYRFSFQQLYPYGDYFVVNVSSPNTPGLRSLQAADQLGPILAALQEENSDRKPLLVKIAPDLAWPDIDAVVELAQSYGLAGIIATNTTIAKESLKTKTLLQTGNAVVDEAGGISGAPLRSRSTEVIRYIYQCTGGTLPIVGVGGIFTAADAWEKITAGATLLQVYTGWIYEGPWMVRRVLAGLLAKLEEHQLSSIADAVGLSHRS from the coding sequence GTGAAAGATCCCTACCGTCAGCTTGTGCGTCCCCTGTTGTTTCACGGGGTGACGCTCGACCCAGAGTTTTTGCATCACCGCACCATGGATTTGCTCAGCCGGTTAGGGCGGCCGAGGGAGAGAGCAGTAGTCGCCCAACTCCATCCTTGGCTACGGCAGCAATTTTGCCTCACTGACGCGCGCCTGACCCAGACTTGCTGGGGGTTAGACTTTACCAATCCCTTGGGTCTAGCGGCGGGTTTTGATAAAGATGGTTTAGCGGCACGGGCCTGGGCTCAGCTCGGCTTTGGCTTGGCCGAATTGGGCACCGTCACCTGCCACCCTCAGTCGGGCAACCCCCAGCCCCGTCTGTTTCGCCTGGTGAAGGATGAGGCCGTGCTCAACCGCATGGGCTTCAACAACCAAGGGGCAGCGGCTCTAGCCAATCGCCTAGGATCCTACTGGAGCACCCAGCGGCCTACAATTCCGATCGGTATCAACCTGGGTAAGTCGAAGGTAACTGAGCTGGCCGATGCCGCTGAAGACTATCGGTTTAGCTTCCAACAGCTCTACCCCTACGGCGACTATTTTGTGGTGAATGTGTCGTCACCCAATACACCGGGGCTCAGGTCGCTACAGGCGGCCGACCAGCTCGGCCCCATTTTGGCGGCGCTACAGGAGGAGAACAGCGATCGCAAACCTCTGCTCGTTAAAATTGCCCCCGACCTCGCCTGGCCCGACATTGACGCCGTTGTCGAGCTAGCCCAATCCTACGGATTGGCGGGCATTATCGCCACCAACACCACGATCGCCAAGGAGAGCCTCAAAACCAAGACCCTGCTACAGACCGGTAACGCCGTTGTAGACGAGGCGGGGGGCATTAGCGGCGCTCCACTGCGATCGCGCTCGACCGAGGTGATTCGCTATATCTACCAGTGCACTGGGGGCACCCTACCGATTGTGGGGGTGGGGGGAATTTTTACCGCCGCTGATGCCTGGGAGAAAATCACCGCCGGGGCTACGCTGCTCCAGGTTTATACCGGCTGGATCTATGAAGGCCCCTGGATGGTGAGGCGGGTCTTAGCAGGACTGTTGGCCAAACTAGAGGAGCATCAGCTGTCTAGCATCGCCGACGCTGTAGGGTTGAGCCACAGGTCATAG
- a CDS encoding DUF58 domain-containing protein translates to MAIIPTGRTYGLLLGGGLVVTLLTNFFDSPNRLAAALLALLLFDVAVLAVMFWDGFRVKSRRATIKRDPLHRLSIGRDNPISLHGESSTPVRLRLFDNYPTAFDGTTMPLEIFLSGREPETLTFTVNPKQRGEYPWGDLQIQQRSPLGLAWTDWTIPAAETVAVYPDLIGLNQLSVKLALQATGTLKQKRRMGVGTEFAELREYGTGDDPRFIDWKATARLSQPLVRVLEPEREQTLLILLDRGRLMTAQVQGLNRFDWGMNAALSLALAGASRGDRVGLGIFDRTLHTWLPPKGGRANFQQMIDRLTPIQPVLEESDYLAAATQAAQQQHRRSLIVLITDIVDETASAELLSALARLRPRHLPFCITLRDPAIDRQAHQSTTEVDAAYQRAVALDLLNQREAAFARLKRRGVLVLDAPAHQISDPLVESYLRIKSQGKL, encoded by the coding sequence ATGGCAATCATCCCCACCGGGCGCACCTACGGATTACTGCTGGGGGGTGGGCTCGTCGTCACCCTGCTCACCAATTTTTTTGACAGTCCCAACCGGCTTGCAGCAGCCCTGCTCGCCCTGCTGCTGTTCGATGTCGCAGTCCTAGCGGTGATGTTTTGGGATGGGTTCCGAGTCAAATCTCGGCGCGCCACAATCAAGCGGGATCCGCTCCACCGCCTATCGATCGGACGCGATAACCCTATTTCTTTACATGGGGAATCTTCTACTCCTGTGCGCCTGCGTCTGTTCGACAACTACCCCACCGCCTTCGACGGCACCACCATGCCTCTTGAGATTTTCCTCAGCGGCCGGGAACCCGAAACCCTCACCTTTACCGTCAACCCCAAGCAGCGGGGCGAATATCCTTGGGGCGACCTGCAAATCCAGCAGCGCAGTCCCTTAGGCCTGGCCTGGACAGACTGGACGATACCAGCTGCCGAAACTGTCGCCGTATACCCCGATCTGATTGGCCTCAATCAACTTTCCGTCAAACTCGCCCTCCAAGCCACCGGCACCCTCAAACAAAAGCGGCGCATGGGTGTGGGCACCGAGTTTGCCGAGCTGCGCGAGTACGGCACTGGCGACGACCCCCGCTTCATCGACTGGAAGGCTACCGCCCGCCTCAGTCAGCCCCTAGTGCGGGTACTAGAGCCAGAGCGCGAGCAAACGTTATTAATCCTTTTAGATCGCGGTCGATTGATGACCGCCCAGGTACAAGGGCTCAATCGCTTCGACTGGGGCATGAATGCGGCGCTATCGCTGGCGCTGGCGGGAGCGAGCCGGGGCGATCGCGTTGGTCTGGGCATATTCGATCGCACCCTGCACACATGGCTTCCTCCCAAGGGCGGGCGAGCCAACTTTCAGCAGATGATCGATCGCCTCACCCCCATTCAGCCCGTGCTCGAAGAATCGGACTATCTGGCCGCCGCCACCCAAGCCGCCCAGCAGCAGCACCGCCGCTCCCTGATTGTGCTGATCACCGACATTGTGGATGAAACCGCCAGCGCCGAACTGCTCTCGGCCCTGGCCCGGCTGCGCCCACGTCACCTGCCCTTCTGTATTACGCTGCGGGATCCGGCGATCGATCGCCAAGCCCACCAATCCACTACCGAAGTCGATGCTGCCTACCAGCGGGCCGTTGCGTTAGATTTGCTCAACCAGCGCGAGGCCGCCTTCGCTCGCCTAAAACGGCGCGGGGTGCTAGTGCTCGACGCCCCAGCCCACCAAATTTCAGACCCGCTGGTCGAAAGCTACCTACGCATCAAAAGCCAGGGCAAGCTATAA
- a CDS encoding NAD(P)H-quinone oxidoreductase subunit N gives MDLVNLGAQLNAGTIWPEAVLVVTILVILVGDLIQGRSSSSWTPYAAMAGGLGATAALVLQWSMVNPVGFLGAFNADDLSIVFRGIIALSAVVTVPMAIRYVEQSGTSLAEFLVILLTATLGGMFLSGASELVMIFVALETLSISSYLLTGYMKRDPRSNEAALKYLLIGAASSAIFLYGSSLLYGLSGGETRLEAIATSIVGDGTQAPIGLVVALVFVIAGIAFKIAAVPFHQWTPDVYEGSPTPVVAFLSVGSKTAGFALAIRLLVTAFPLVSEQWHFVFTALAILSMVLGNVVALAQTSMKRLLAYSSIGQAGFLMIGLVVDTDAGYASMLYYLLVYLFMNLGGFTCVILFSLRTGTDQISEYGGLYQKDPLLTLGLSVCLLSLGGIPPMAGFFGKIYIFWAGWQAGAYGLVLVGLVTSVISIYYYIRVIKMMVVKEPQEMSDAVKNYPAIRWDLPGLRPMQVSLILAVVATSLAGILSNPLFTIANNAVIQTPMLQNHGAQVAVSPIADTAQN, from the coding sequence ATGGATCTCGTCAACCTCGGGGCACAGCTCAACGCTGGCACTATCTGGCCAGAGGCCGTTCTGGTAGTCACGATCTTGGTGATTCTAGTCGGCGATCTGATCCAGGGTCGCTCCTCTTCCTCATGGACCCCCTATGCGGCGATGGCCGGAGGGCTGGGGGCCACCGCTGCCCTCGTGCTGCAGTGGTCAATGGTCAACCCCGTTGGCTTCTTAGGGGCCTTTAACGCTGACGATTTGAGCATCGTATTTCGCGGCATTATCGCCCTCTCAGCGGTGGTGACGGTGCCAATGGCGATTCGCTACGTCGAGCAGTCGGGCACCTCCCTCGCTGAATTTCTGGTAATTTTGCTCACCGCTACTCTGGGAGGCATGTTTCTCTCGGGGGCCAGCGAGCTGGTGATGATTTTTGTCGCCCTAGAGACCCTCAGTATTTCGTCATACCTGCTGACCGGCTACATGAAGCGCGACCCCCGTTCCAACGAGGCGGCGCTCAAGTACCTGCTGATTGGGGCGGCGAGTTCGGCAATTTTTCTCTATGGCTCATCCCTGCTGTACGGCCTGTCGGGGGGTGAAACGCGGTTAGAGGCGATCGCCACCAGCATCGTTGGCGATGGCACCCAAGCCCCCATTGGCCTAGTGGTTGCCCTGGTGTTTGTGATTGCCGGTATTGCCTTCAAAATTGCCGCCGTTCCCTTCCACCAGTGGACTCCCGACGTTTACGAAGGCTCCCCGACCCCAGTAGTAGCGTTTCTGTCGGTAGGTTCCAAGACCGCTGGCTTTGCCCTCGCCATTCGTCTGCTGGTTACTGCCTTCCCGCTGGTGTCGGAGCAGTGGCACTTTGTCTTCACCGCCCTGGCTATTCTCAGTATGGTGCTGGGTAATGTGGTGGCCCTGGCGCAAACCAGCATGAAGCGTCTGCTGGCCTACTCATCCATTGGCCAGGCTGGGTTTTTGATGATTGGTCTGGTGGTAGACACCGACGCGGGCTACGCCAGCATGCTCTACTACCTTTTGGTCTACCTGTTTATGAACCTGGGTGGTTTCACCTGCGTGATCTTGTTCTCGTTGCGCACGGGCACTGACCAAATCAGTGAGTACGGTGGCCTCTACCAAAAAGATCCCTTGCTCACCCTAGGTCTCAGCGTTTGCCTCCTCTCTCTTGGGGGCATCCCGCCCATGGCCGGGTTCTTTGGCAAAATCTACATATTTTGGGCGGGTTGGCAAGCTGGAGCCTACGGTCTGGTGCTGGTAGGCCTAGTGACCAGCGTGATCTCCATCTACTACTACATCCGCGTTATCAAGATGATGGTGGTCAAAGAACCCCAGGAAATGTCTGATGCGGTGAAGAACTATCCCGCCATTCGCTGGGATCTGCCGGGTCTGCGCCCCATGCAGGTGAGTCTGATTTTGGCGGTAGTGGCAACGTCTCTGGCGGGTATCTTGTCGAACCCCTTGTTTACCATTGCTAATAACGCGGTTATTCAGACACCCATGCTGCAAAACCATGGTGCGCAGGTAGCTGTGAGCCCGATCGCCGATACTGCGCAAAACTAA
- a CDS encoding GAF domain-containing protein translates to MAQSQPHDSSSDRHDHQIMALSRILKSLRGSTTAEEAVTLALDHVRQEMDFEVAWVGLYDRINHRLVTKGCHSPRPMRAIRTMINLTPGDVMEQVVVQQRPLIVADLQNEIRAGEWGTIAKQLALQSAIIFPIKRQDVCFGLLVLASPDWGKSASLGERSYLAIVMGELAEALHQFESEQQRQQTKRLEQPLLALIGRLGSLPDIDSQLKEVVRETQRFVAPQRTRVFWFEPKGNYFWQRTPGLAPRPTSLEDERSLHIAVDEVRGLYQALCNQQLVVVGESRGALKTIISDRLMQQLKAESLMIAPISRQGDLMGFVSVEGTTPRIWKEPEKQFLIGAAQLLTVALPAATARETVRQTELDQHLTTGVIQGIHGDVDWHHTLQTCFEVLQDRLSIQQFFVLLFNPDRNGYDLCFQSQANRPRGVPMLWPCLDDIDWEMLERSSSAISIDNLSHDLKLMAWRPSLLELGAQAVLAGNVAPGNAPEGMVLICDTISRQWTTTEQSLFEAVARQIGVILHQWQLQRQLDQQQHIYESIQWGLQALHKGLHPDQLEQTTLQHVMQLLHGSAVLLLSWPPGSPTAAVTQFVSQDTSVSVKSNHPIPVGSDAVINWALQTDGMLPLTVNELPTETTDWFIAPLGSRLLITALRTAPSHVVTGVVVAVSPAHRQWANHHLTIFKLLTSQLAWSRRHLAMTAMLTQQRQDLENLNWYKHHRLEDLYRVLGQTAQNLAHLQAKDTAIAGELQLLHDQLTAVMENAETILVGERWQLHQQHQTMPLISLLNRLIDRVNPILETRQLWSKVHNESNVVLGGDMLKLELILYEVMVAACNRSPVGGRIDLWCRVLNLDWLELSVTDDGQCSPRLLAELSQSNPADVLAPSALDGPPGLHLAICKLLIAQLGGEISFSILDDGRTHSRLLLPLAAYPEAHKPKPQLNSVMPTEASSTSLT, encoded by the coding sequence ATGGCGCAATCCCAACCCCACGATTCTTCCTCTGACCGGCACGACCATCAAATTATGGCCCTGTCGCGCATTCTCAAATCGCTGCGGGGCAGCACCACCGCCGAGGAAGCGGTGACCCTGGCCCTCGACCATGTGCGCCAGGAGATGGATTTTGAAGTGGCCTGGGTGGGTTTGTACGATCGCATCAACCACCGCCTGGTCACCAAGGGATGCCACAGCCCTCGACCGATGCGAGCGATTCGCACCATGATCAACCTCACCCCTGGGGATGTGATGGAGCAGGTGGTGGTGCAGCAGCGCCCCCTAATTGTGGCCGACCTGCAAAACGAAATTCGCGCCGGGGAGTGGGGCACGATCGCCAAGCAGCTGGCCCTGCAAAGCGCCATCATCTTCCCCATCAAGCGTCAGGATGTTTGCTTTGGCCTACTGGTGCTGGCGTCTCCCGACTGGGGCAAGAGTGCCTCCCTAGGGGAACGCTCCTACCTAGCCATCGTGATGGGGGAACTGGCTGAGGCGCTGCACCAGTTCGAGTCTGAGCAGCAGCGGCAGCAGACCAAGCGCCTTGAGCAACCTCTACTGGCTCTAATTGGCCGTTTGGGCAGTTTGCCCGATATTGATAGCCAGCTCAAGGAGGTGGTGCGCGAAACCCAGCGGTTTGTTGCGCCCCAGCGCACCCGCGTCTTTTGGTTTGAGCCCAAGGGCAACTACTTTTGGCAGCGCACGCCGGGGTTAGCGCCCCGCCCTACATCACTCGAAGACGAGCGATCGCTGCACATTGCCGTCGATGAGGTGCGCGGTCTCTACCAGGCCCTCTGTAACCAGCAGCTCGTGGTGGTGGGCGAGAGCCGGGGCGCCCTTAAAACCATCATCTCCGATCGCCTGATGCAGCAGCTCAAGGCCGAATCTCTAATGATTGCCCCCATTAGCCGCCAGGGCGACCTGATGGGCTTTGTCTCGGTAGAGGGCACCACCCCCCGCATTTGGAAGGAGCCCGAAAAGCAGTTTTTAATTGGCGCGGCGCAATTGCTTACCGTGGCGCTACCCGCCGCCACCGCCAGAGAAACCGTGCGCCAAACCGAGCTCGATCAGCACCTCACCACCGGCGTTATCCAGGGCATCCATGGCGATGTCGATTGGCACCACACCCTACAGACCTGCTTTGAGGTGCTGCAAGACCGGTTGAGCATTCAGCAGTTTTTTGTGCTGCTGTTTAACCCCGATCGCAACGGCTACGATCTTTGCTTTCAGAGCCAGGCCAACCGTCCTCGGGGGGTGCCGATGCTGTGGCCGTGTCTCGACGATATCGACTGGGAAATGCTCGAGCGCAGCTCCTCGGCCATCAGCATTGATAACCTCTCCCACGATCTCAAGCTCATGGCCTGGCGACCCTCCCTGCTGGAGCTGGGTGCCCAGGCGGTGCTGGCGGGCAACGTGGCCCCGGGCAACGCCCCCGAGGGCATGGTGCTAATCTGCGACACCATTAGCCGCCAGTGGACCACGACTGAGCAGTCCTTGTTTGAGGCCGTAGCCCGTCAGATCGGCGTGATTTTGCACCAGTGGCAGCTCCAGCGCCAGCTCGACCAGCAACAGCACATTTACGAATCGATTCAGTGGGGCCTACAGGCGCTGCACAAAGGCCTGCACCCGGACCAGCTTGAGCAAACTACTCTCCAGCACGTCATGCAGCTGCTGCACGGATCGGCAGTGCTGCTGCTCAGCTGGCCGCCCGGTAGCCCTACCGCTGCCGTTACTCAATTTGTCAGCCAAGACACCAGCGTCAGCGTTAAGAGCAACCATCCAATTCCGGTGGGCTCTGACGCTGTGATCAATTGGGCGCTTCAGACCGATGGCATGCTGCCCCTGACGGTCAACGAGCTGCCCACCGAAACGACCGACTGGTTTATTGCGCCTCTGGGCAGCCGCCTGCTCATTACCGCCTTGAGAACGGCTCCGTCCCATGTGGTTACGGGCGTAGTAGTCGCCGTATCACCCGCTCACCGGCAGTGGGCCAACCACCACCTCACCATCTTCAAGCTGCTTACCAGTCAGCTGGCCTGGTCACGTCGACACTTAGCCATGACAGCAATGCTGACTCAGCAGCGCCAGGATCTCGAAAATCTCAATTGGTACAAACACCACCGCTTGGAGGATCTCTACCGAGTGTTGGGGCAGACGGCCCAAAATTTAGCCCATCTTCAGGCCAAAGACACAGCGATCGCGGGTGAGCTTCAGCTGCTCCACGATCAGCTTACCGCCGTGATGGAAAATGCCGAAACCATTCTAGTAGGCGAGCGCTGGCAGCTGCACCAACAGCACCAGACCATGCCATTAATTAGCTTGCTTAACCGCCTGATCGATCGAGTCAACCCGATTCTAGAGACCCGTCAGCTCTGGTCTAAGGTGCACAACGAGAGCAACGTCGTGCTGGGCGGCGACATGCTCAAGCTAGAGCTGATTCTCTATGAGGTGATGGTGGCCGCCTGCAACCGCTCCCCGGTGGGAGGACGCATTGATCTCTGGTGCCGGGTGCTCAACCTCGACTGGCTCGAGCTGTCGGTCACCGATGACGGCCAGTGCTCACCGCGCCTGCTCGCAGAACTCAGCCAGAGCAATCCCGCCGATGTGCTGGCCCCCTCGGCTCTAGACGGCCCCCCAGGGCTGCATCTGGCAATCTGCAAACTGCTGATCGCTCAGCTGGGGGGTGAAATTAGCTTTTCGATTCTTGACGATGGTCGTACCCACAGCCGGCTGCTGCTGCCCCTCGCCGCCTATCCTGAGGCGCACAAACCAAAGCCTCAGCTCAATTCGGTGATGCCTACAGAAGCTAGCTCCACGAGTCTAACCTGA
- the topA gene encoding type I DNA topoisomerase, with protein MSTLVIVESPTKAKTIRNYLPSGYRVEASMGHVRDLPRSASEIPANVKGEKWAQLGVNPEDDFAPLYIVPSDKKKVVKTLKDALKQADELLLATDEDREGESISWHLLQVLNPKVPTRRMVFHEITQEAIQDSLNNCRDIDSQLVHAQETRRILDRLVGYTLSPLLWKKIAGGLSAGRVQSVAVKVVVKREQERRAFRRGSYWDLKASLLKDKNAFEAKLYSLGGTRLANGSDFDEATGRVAEGRDVVLLDETQARELQTRLQAGLWTVSNLEERPNNRKPAPPFTTSTLQQEANRKLRLSARDTMRVAQNLYEQGYITYMRTDSVHLSEQAIAAARACVTTKYGTDYLSPKPRQYATKSKGAQEAHEAIRPAGSTFRTPKETGLTGREASLYDLIWKRTVASQMAEARQTNITASIEVENALFRATGKRIDFPGFFRAYVEGSDDPNAAIEDQEVLLPALATGDALSCTDLEAIGHETQPPARYTEATLVKVLESEGIGRPSTYATVISTIIDRGYVNLVNNSLIPTFTAFAVTELLEQNFPDLVDVHFTARMEQTLDDISTGEVEWLPYLKAFYSGDQGLETLVQERETQIDPTAARTVLLEDLDAKIRIGRYGPYVEIGTGEESVKASIPADVPPADLDSEQIERIIKQKVEGPDKVGLHPDTGEPIFLRIGPYGPYVQLGEPTDDNPNPKRASLPKGTQMEAVTLEMAVGLLQLPRNLGAHPETGKSIKAGQGRFGPYIVHDQGKEGRDYRSLKGDDDVLTVTLERALELLAQPKAGRGRKKVDPLKELGAHPDDNEQVAVFNGPYGLYVKHGKVNASVPEGVEVEAVTLEEAIGWINAKASTKKGKGGKGKATTSRTTKTAAASKASGAKKTTRTTTAKSSTDTKSTGTKKSAASKTTKTTTKTTTKRSPSKSASKKADSASEADA; from the coding sequence ATGTCAACCCTTGTCATTGTCGAGTCACCCACTAAGGCTAAAACGATTCGCAACTACCTGCCGTCGGGGTATCGGGTTGAGGCATCTATGGGGCACGTGCGCGACCTGCCGCGATCGGCCAGCGAGATTCCCGCTAACGTCAAGGGCGAGAAGTGGGCGCAGCTCGGGGTGAATCCTGAGGATGATTTTGCGCCGCTGTACATCGTGCCCAGCGACAAGAAAAAGGTGGTCAAAACCCTCAAAGACGCCCTCAAGCAGGCCGACGAACTGCTGCTAGCCACTGACGAAGACCGCGAGGGCGAAAGCATCAGCTGGCACCTGCTCCAGGTGCTCAACCCCAAGGTGCCGACCCGGCGCATGGTGTTCCACGAAATTACCCAAGAGGCGATTCAGGACTCCCTCAACAACTGCCGCGACATCGACAGCCAGCTAGTCCATGCCCAGGAGACCCGGCGCATCCTTGACCGCTTGGTGGGCTATACCCTCTCGCCCCTACTGTGGAAGAAGATTGCTGGTGGCCTGTCCGCCGGTCGGGTGCAGTCGGTAGCAGTCAAGGTGGTGGTCAAGCGGGAGCAAGAACGCCGCGCCTTCCGCCGGGGCTCCTACTGGGATCTCAAGGCTAGCCTGCTCAAGGATAAAAACGCTTTTGAAGCCAAGCTTTACTCTCTGGGCGGCACCCGCCTGGCCAACGGCAGCGACTTTGACGAAGCCACCGGCCGCGTAGCCGAGGGCCGCGACGTGGTACTACTCGACGAAACTCAAGCCCGCGAGCTGCAAACCCGTCTGCAAGCCGGCCTGTGGACGGTCAGCAATCTGGAAGAGCGACCCAACAACCGCAAGCCCGCCCCGCCGTTTACCACCTCTACCCTCCAGCAGGAGGCCAACCGCAAGCTCAGGCTCTCGGCCCGCGACACCATGCGGGTGGCCCAAAACCTCTACGAGCAGGGCTACATCACCTACATGCGTACCGACTCGGTGCACCTGTCAGAGCAGGCGATCGCCGCTGCCCGCGCCTGTGTCACTACCAAGTACGGCACCGACTACCTCAGCCCCAAACCCCGCCAGTACGCCACCAAATCGAAGGGTGCCCAGGAGGCCCACGAGGCCATTCGCCCCGCTGGCAGCACCTTTAGAACCCCCAAAGAAACGGGGCTAACTGGCCGCGAGGCCTCCCTCTATGACCTGATCTGGAAGCGCACCGTCGCCAGCCAGATGGCCGAGGCTCGCCAAACCAACATCACCGCCTCCATTGAGGTGGAAAACGCCCTCTTTCGCGCCACGGGCAAGCGCATCGACTTCCCCGGCTTCTTTCGAGCCTATGTGGAGGGCTCTGACGACCCCAATGCGGCGATCGAAGACCAAGAGGTGCTGCTGCCTGCCCTAGCCACGGGCGATGCCCTCAGCTGTACGGATTTGGAGGCGATCGGTCATGAAACCCAGCCCCCCGCCCGATACACTGAGGCCACCCTGGTCAAAGTGCTTGAGAGCGAAGGCATTGGCCGGCCTAGCACCTACGCTACGGTGATCAGCACGATCATCGATCGCGGCTACGTCAACCTGGTCAACAACAGCCTGATCCCCACCTTCACAGCTTTTGCAGTGACCGAGCTGCTAGAGCAAAACTTCCCCGACCTGGTGGATGTGCACTTCACTGCCCGCATGGAGCAGACCCTCGACGACATTTCCACCGGCGAAGTCGAATGGCTGCCATACCTGAAGGCGTTTTACTCCGGTGACCAGGGCCTAGAGACCCTGGTGCAGGAGCGCGAAACCCAGATTGACCCCACCGCCGCCCGCACGGTGCTGCTCGAAGATCTAGATGCCAAAATCCGCATTGGTCGCTATGGCCCCTACGTCGAGATTGGTACTGGCGAAGAGTCGGTGAAGGCCTCCATTCCTGCCGATGTGCCCCCCGCTGACCTCGATAGCGAGCAGATCGAGCGCATCATCAAGCAGAAGGTCGAAGGCCCTGACAAAGTGGGCCTGCACCCTGATACTGGGGAACCGATCTTTCTGCGCATTGGCCCCTACGGCCCCTACGTGCAGCTGGGCGAGCCCACGGACGACAACCCCAACCCCAAGCGGGCTTCCCTGCCCAAGGGCACCCAGATGGAGGCCGTCACCCTGGAAATGGCGGTGGGACTGCTGCAGCTTCCCCGCAACCTGGGTGCCCATCCAGAAACGGGCAAGTCCATCAAGGCCGGCCAGGGCCGCTTTGGCCCCTACATCGTCCACGACCAGGGCAAAGAGGGCCGCGACTATCGCTCCCTCAAGGGCGACGACGACGTGCTCACCGTCACCCTTGAGCGCGCTCTAGAACTGCTGGCCCAGCCCAAGGCCGGGCGCGGGCGCAAGAAGGTCGATCCGCTCAAGGAGCTGGGCGCCCACCCCGACGACAATGAGCAGGTGGCGGTGTTTAATGGCCCCTACGGCCTCTACGTGAAGCACGGTAAGGTTAATGCCTCGGTGCCCGAAGGGGTCGAGGTCGAAGCGGTCACCCTAGAGGAGGCGATCGGCTGGATCAACGCCAAGGCATCGACCAAAAAAGGCAAGGGTGGCAAGGGCAAGGCGACTACCTCACGCACTACCAAGACGGCAGCAGCCAGCAAAGCCAGCGGGGCCAAGAAGACCACTAGAACGACTACCGCCAAGTCGTCTACGGACACCAAGTCTACTGGCACGAAAAAGTCTGCGGCCTCAAAGACCACTAAGACCACAACTAAGACCACAACCAAGCGATCGCCCTCCAAGTCTGCGTCTAAAAAAGCCGACTCAGCCTCTGAAGCCGACGCTTAA